ttttgaatgtTGTAGTGGAAGggtttagaaaaaataaaaatgaagccAATACCTATTCCAAAATGgtacatcatttaattaatttaagtcacTTCACAACCTACTTTGAGCTCTCGAATTTATGCTCTTccattctaaaatattttttatctacaatattgtaatttattatatgatgaaaaatttataaattttgtgatattagtttattattgtttatttctcAAAAACTTCTATTAAAACATGCCATACATCTTTTactattcacaaatttaaaatttaatccgtATATTTCTATTTccaataatttaattcttttacttttcaaatttcacaattcaagtccaattattaacactttttttattaattttgttagtatgacattttggcattcaaaaaattttcacttGGTaacaatgtaactaaaaataatgacattgaactttgaaatctaaaaaagtAGAAAgacaaaattcttaaaaataaaaagtataagggttaaattctaaatttacaaaCAACATGGACTTATAGCATATGTGAACCTTTGTTTTATTGCATTTCTGTTGTGAGAGAAACTTGTGAGTTGTGAAGATATTCTATAGTACTTAAGACTCAGGTGGGAGTGTCAGATGCAGCAAATATGTCCaagacaaatatatttaatttttttcatgtattcAAAGGGTTCCCTGAATATGTGTTGGGTACATGGCACATGCTAAGGAATAAAtaaacaatggaagaaaagatgaatatAGATGTTTGCATTAACAAAGACTATTCTTCCAACTGCCAGGCATATACAATATGATGACCAAATTAGGGCTGCAATCAGTCATCAAGCAACTTGGAGGACACAAAATATTAACAACCATCAACAACAGATTTTTCTTCCACCAAAGAGTAAGGTGGAGGTTGTTATTTTAAATCAAGATGCACATAGATATCATCTCTGCATTCACTGATACAATTAACTGATCGCTTCAATAACAATTTCCACAGTTAGAGAATCAACTGAAAAGGAGTGAAAAGTTTCAGCATCATAACTTAGTCAGCCATAGATAAATGTTTAGAGGACATTCTCTCTGATTAAGCAATTACAGAGAAGAAGAATGGCTGAAACATAACTTAGCCTGGAAACTATACAATGAAACTAAATATCACctttccttttcccttttttgatCTTTTATAAAGTATCCAAAAGAGTTTATAAACATGAGCTATTGTTTCAGTTGCATAAAACAGATACCATAGACAGCTATGTTATTTGGACTTCGACATGAGTCATGGATGCAGATATGTGTAGGACATATGTTCATTCTTTCCCCCAAACTTTTCAAGTATTTGGAGGGTTTTGGAGCATCACATTCCCATTCATATCCAGATATGAGGTGGACATGAATATCAGAATAGGCattcaagaaaaacaaagagtTGGATCAACATAGGTGGACAAAGACCATTAAATCAAAGTAAATAGCAATTCGAGCGAAGTAGCTCAAAAGAAGGAGGCTCACCTTAGAAAATGAGCTTAGTCTTAGTCTTCATATTCAAGCTCTCTCAGATTGTTGGATACCAAATTAACTTTTAAGGATAACCGCTGAGTGTGCTCTTCGATATAATTTAAAACCATCTGAAGCTGCTCTTGGTAAGCAGCCGATTTCTTTTTCTCATGATGCAGCTCCGTGGACAGTTCTCGAATTTTAAGATCCTTTTCATCCTGTAAACAGCAGCTAATGCATATAAGGGCATAGCGTCGAGTTACATTTATAAAGGAATCCAGTTAGCATGTACGCATGGCCTGTTCCAAGAGGACGTAATTCCAGGAAGCTTAGCCATAAATTAAATGGCCAAATCGAGAAAATATCTGAATTGCAGAATTGTTGGGTTACCATAATAAAACCTCAGACAAAAAGGCACATCATATAACAGCAGTTATGACCCTATAGAATAGCTGATTGTCCCCAACTAATGTCCAAAATATTCTTTCGTCAATTGATCGGATTGAGTAATGACAATGTCATAAAAACATTTCAGTAATGCAGCTAATGCCCAAACTGCTTCAATGATTGATTTCTAACCTCTGTCAAATTTATATAAGCAAAAactaatttcaaacttttagtAGATTAGTCAGTGCTCTTCTAGTTCTTTCCTAGATCATTCACTCTCTCTTATGCCTGCTAATCTCTGCTAATTTCCTATTTCTCGATTTGTAACTTGATCCATAACCCGGGACCATAACATATCTCTTCACCTTTTATCTTCTTCTGCTTGAATCAAAAGTAAACACTGTTGCATAAGCCTAATACAAGCTTATACATGGCAGATATTCTCCATAATTTCTTACATTCAAAAGGTTCCTAAACTTATGCATCTATAGTGTAATATCAGCAAATCAGTTTAAAAGCGTgccaatttttcatttatattggCTGTAAAAGACAAGTAAAGTTATCTGAAAGAACAAGTTGCTAACATCTCTAGGAATCATTCAACTAAAATACTTGCACTAACATACCTCACAGAACGCAATTCGATGTGACCGTCGAGGAGGTATTTTGCTTGGATTCAGTACATGATTATGTTCTTTAACAAAACCATAGATAACCCATTTTCCCCCATCTTTTGCTGCTATCCTCAGCATTGCATTACATCCCTCTCTTGTGGCAGGCCGCGATGTGAAAACTCGGGTTTCTTTCTTCGTATATTTCTCTGCACGAAAACCTTCTTTCGAGCAAACAAACTCTCGGCCAATTATCGAATTATCCTTAAGAGATCGACGAGTGCGATTATTCCGAATGGTGAATCCCATACGCCGACCATACATCTCATAAAACTCCCTAGCATCCTCAGCTGACTCAAACTCCATACCAATGTATGGTTCTCTATGTTCCATAGTCATAGGAAAATGTTGATCCAATGGGTTGATCAAATTACCATTTCCGTCCAGATTACTATCTGACAACTCATCATCAAGCATTTCATGGCCATCAAATGTTTCGGTCAGCCATTGTCGATAGTTTCGGCTAGTGTTAAGCTCCGGATTTGAGGTGCTAGCCATCACAAAGCTATCACAATGTTATCAAAAAGTCAAGATCAatccaaattaagaaaaaaaaaacccagaaagCCCAGAATCATTGAACAATCCAATTTTTCCATCGAGAAAAGAAGCAATGGCTAGCAGTGATTAACAATCAACAAGACTAGATTTATCCAGAAAATGGAATTACACAGTAGCTCTTACTAATTTCAGTAATTTGCTCTAAATAGCAAAAGCTCATGCCTCTAATTACCCAACAAACatcaaattacataaaatttccTACATTTGCAGATATAAAAGCTCagaatttcaaagaaaaatggagaaaaaaatgcTTGATTTTGTAATTCTAATTACTATATAAAGAATACAAAAGAAACCCAAAATCTATCAACTTTCTGCCTTAGCGTCCCAAACCTTGggtggggttttttttttccttcaacaTATCAATGTTTAATCgttcaaataacataaacacaGCAAGCAATAGTTCAGATAAAAAGGGAATTAGAGGAAGTAAATGACAGCCATTTACCTTTTTCTGGTAAATATGAGAGTTTCAATGAAAATCGTTTAGAGAAGAACAGCTGCAGACTTCAATTTCAATGGCTGTCAGCCACCATTAAAACAAACAGATCAGTGTTAACTAAATGGGTGGGATTTTtaaggtgtttttttttttttcaattaaatgttAAACAATGTCAACACCTATGTGTGTTGAGCTATCTTAAACCAAATCTGGACATCAGATATGAGTAGGGGTCGAAATCAGCCTACGCTTGATTTTCATCATTTAAGATACCATAATTCACAATCAAGATCGATTTTGTTCCCGAAACAAACACAGACCCATCTGTGTCCCTACGtgattttcatcataaaatgtatatttcaaattttaatttaatagtttttatatttgatatatataattatgtgtatataaaatcgtaaatttaaaatgatattatatcaataatcatattaataatttataaaaattaaattaaatcaaattttatccataaaattattcaaaattaaaatttatatataataattacacATTGAGCCCatatttaattgtaatttgtaattttattttttattatatattattggtagaagaattaaaactaaaaataaattgtaataaaaatttaaattaattcaccataatacttttaatttatacaacataaaagtataaataattgaatattgctttatattagtttaatagattgaattttgaatttatttttcaattaaatcaaacaattaacttttgatttatcaatttttttatatttattttatatataacaccccaaacccgacctagatgtTAAGACTAGATATTGAGAAATTacattaacttattttaaaaaacttttgatttaattaaacttagtgTGAGGTTCGAAAGCAttaaatttggcaaaattttcacaaatgtttaaaaaacttaaattgaatcacttatctaaaacctagaatttgaaatcaaaatcgtgttttgaaagtaataattttgacaaatcatttccaactttaaGGCAAACATTCATTAAaactatttgtttatttacaaaaaaacaaTTACGGGTTACTTAATTTTGCAACGAAAAATTTTcagacttttaattttaaattattaatccaTGTGATTTTGcagtttcatattaaaatactcaaaaatcaACTaatgaataaaaacaaaaaaaaacaaagtctaaaacaaatttacagtccaaaataattaaaagaaatgtaaactatcttattttattaaccgATATACAATCTGAGTTCCCGCACGTTGTCCGATCCTAAACTCAAAGATTACCTGAAAAGTCAGAGATAAAACAAAGAggtgagctataaagctcaATGTATAACAAAACTCAATCAGAGATCAAACATTACACAATATACAAATCAGAGTATCATGGAGAATTTTCATAACGATCAGTTAAACAGAATTGAGAATGTATGGTTATGTCAATGcgatatttttcaaaaaatcataatgcaactttttcagaaaatttcCTATCCAATTCCGTTACACACCAAATTAGTTCCCTATAACTCATCCAACTAAATCACACCAACATATAATTGTGGACGATGCCACCGAGTTGCAGTTAAAACTATCAGATCAAATATATGTAGTCAAGCCACCATATTGCAGATAAGTTGCCAGACAGAAGTATGTGATTAAACCACCAAATAGTGCAAACATTAAATTGTCGGAACTTCCTCCATACCATATTATTCCAACCACGTGCAATATGACATGACATGCAAATACAGAAACAGAATGATAAGTATGTTGAACATGCATTCATATTTTTAGCAGAAACCAATAAGCATATAATTACATAAGTTGTAGATAGATATATCACAAACCCAACAGAAGCAAATTAGTTTCGTCATAACATCATGTGCGTGGTCATAAAGCAGATTTAGATAAATATAGATTAACATATCCATATATCATATGGTCATAACAAACATAGCAAAACAAAAACATgtaatcaaaattaacaatagTCAGTTCATGCGTActtaattcacatatcttaatcATATCACCTACGGTAGCATATTAACAAATAACATGTTTTCACGCCTTATTTATGCAGTATGAAGCCTACGGAGAGTCTAATTACGTATTACGGGTCAAAATGGGCCTAgacgaaaattttcaaaatgagcTTGCATGCCCGTGTGGCGGCCCAATTGGCCAACTCATGTGGTCCACATGGCCCGACGCATGTCCtcacacatggtcgtgtggcccacacatcCCAATTAAACGAGCCCATGTGacacacacggtcgtgtgacgtCGACAGAATGCATTTCAGTTTTTCGCCATTCACTGTTTTTCGAGTTTTCCGTTACACACCTGCTCAGTTTTTTATGTTGATTCAACACTCGCAATTCCAGATCCCTTGAACGAAACAACGACTTAAAAAGGGAATTTAGTTCGCCGAAAAATCTACCGGCTCACAATCTTCTCCAAAACCATCCTGCAATTTTGGGTGGTCAAAAATCTTCGTTTGTTGAAGTTGAACCTTGTGAACTACACAAGCACAATAAAGCTATCTTCCCAtaccattttcatttaaaaaaatgtgagTTTTGAATGGGAGAAGAAAATCTTCTAAATAGAAGCAAATTTCTTAGTGTTTGTAGTTGAGAAGCAATTAATCCACAACAAGCTTCACATTCGAAATTATCAGTTTCATGtcattgaatataattttaatcctaaaCATAGTGTAAGTGGAGCTAATAATCCCAAGATGCAATAATAGTCAATCTAGGAACTTTATCTTGTATGAACATAAATTAAACATGAGTGAATGTGGTGACAATATCAACTCCGTTAAAGAAGGTCAATTAGTAAAATagctttttctttaaatatttaaagcaaacaattgaaatataactaaaataacaagtATTCGATCCTAAGTCACAAATTCATAATGTGATTCAACCATATTAATCGTGCATCAATcttagttcttttctttttttacaacACATACTTACAAATCTCAATGAAATTTCAATCACCTTCATTATACGAGTATCGATAGTAACTCTAATTCATAATTTACCCTTTgacaacaaatgaaaataaacaaaattacaagaataaATCAATGAAtcttaaactaaataaattcaattataagTTAACCCCACATTTTCcaactaattctaatcaaaTGAAACTTAataatctttgaaaataagACTAAGTATTGCATCAATTCCATTAGAGAAATAACAATTAAAGCACCAGCTTTAATGTGCATCTATAAATTAAGACAATTGTTCGCAGCTGATATAAGCAGTGGTGGAAAGTAGTCGATGATGGTATTTGGAGCAAAAATAATGATCATTTTACCAATAAAGGCCCATTTCCaactttatttacaaaaatggatcatttttttcattatttaccggaatgagcCTAAAACTCcaaaacgcgtccacgtagAAGCGTTTTAGGGGGAAATTCCAGCAAAACGAGTCCCTGAGGGAGTGATTTTGCCATTTCAGCACaaaacgcgctgacgtggatgcactttgctgacgtggcaaaatCGCACCATCACGGACGCGTTTTAGCCCGTGTTTTTCTAGGGTTAGGGCTATCTACATGTTTAGTGCCTAGGGTTTGTGAGTTTAGGATTTTAGGGTTGTAGTGTTagtgttttgttaaaataatttagggttttgtttatttagggtttaagaattttagaaaataaattagggtgtagagttttttaaaaaaactaattaaattaggttttaagggttttaaataaattaattaaattaagttttagggattttaaataaattaattaaattagggtttagtttttttaaaataatttttgtgtttagCTTTTACGGTTTTTGAAAAAGggtttaggttaagggtttagagGGGTTTATATTGACAAgaaggattttgttttttttctacagtagtttcagaaaaattaattttgagaagacggttCTGAAAAGATAATGCAAAAAcacttcaagcaggatgcactgtcagtaaaattactgaaaaaagctcTCACGTAGTTATTTTTCTACAGTAGCTCCTGTTTGGccttaggctataaatgagcCAAATTTCGTAAAAGACTTAGGCGCAAAATCTTCAGAACAACGCCAATGAGAGTTTCGTCTATTAAGTATCGATTTTATGCTTCGGTTGATCTcgtgacatatgactcatttgatatcaaatgtGGTCGTAGCTTGGATGCGATGATGAAAACTCATCTCGCTAGTAGATCACCATATCTtaagttatatgtacaattttcaTCGCCAAATGAAACATTTGCAACTTCAACATCTACTATTGATCGAGAGGAATACACGACCCCTACCCGACACTTCATTAGTGGGAGGCAAAACATGAAAGAGCCCATGTTTGGTGGTAGTATGGAATACACAACTCCTGCACAACACTCGGTTAGTAGATGGGACATACACCTCGGTGGGTCGATGTTCGATGCTGAAAATACGTACTAGGGAATgacatcaacttctagtggttggcaatccacATTtgattggggacgttatgaaacgTCTACAATAAGGGATGATTAACTCCCTACGACATCCACCGGAGAGGGAACCTCGTACGTTGTAGATGATGATAGGTCGGATGATGAGTCCAATGTGGATCCACCTCAAGAGCCCGGCCCCGATAGTGAagaagttgcattattttctgaaccagaGCTTATTTCAACCGAACCTGAAGATGGTGAAGggggttcagatgaagaagaagaagatccgcGATTCAAGGCATACTCGCCTCTAGCCCACATGCACATTGTCAATCTATCGGCAGATGATGCGTTGGAGTTTTCAGATCTACCACATAGAAGGCATGACCGTATAAGTTCGTCATTGGATTCAGGTGAACTGGAAGTTGGTAAGGAGTTTTCCAGTAAGGATAGTTTTCTTGGTGCATTGAAACAACATAACATTATGAACGGGGTTAACTACTacataattaaatctaaatctgAGAAGTTTGAGGCCAAGTGTACAGTGCAATACGATACATATTCATGGAAAATCATGGCTTTGGTTAGGAAAAAGACAGGCTTGTgagagataaaaaagtacaaaggtccacatacctATGTTATCGGTACAGTATCACtgggtgtttagggtttttgaataatattgttattacttaatgttgcattatttaacgtACTTCGTTGacaggtgtttcacaagatcaccccaagatggattcagatATGATAGCTAACTTAATACTACTGATTGTGAAGGTAGATCCTAGGACTTCTATGTCggtcttaattgccaatatttgTAGCCAATTGAGGAACACGCCCTCTTATCGCATGGCTTAgatagctaagcagaaggcATTGGAAAATATGCATTGTGGGTAggacgcttcatataatgagGTGTGGCAGTgatgtcaggtgctagagaggtACATCTCAGGTTGCataacagaccttgaaacgggcCCTGCGTACTACAACAACCGCTTCCtccgtggatgccaagtgttcaagcgTCTGTTCTAGAGCTTTAAGCAATGTCGAGACGCATTTGTGTACTGCAAACCATTGGTATAAATTGACACTACCTTTATGTATGGTAGATATACTCATCAGTTATTGCTAGCTGTGGCATAGGATGGCGGTGGGAAAATCCTTCCAATTTTGTCTGCAATAACATCGGGGGGGTCAGGTGATGACTgggattttctttctttcttggttaaggaggcatgtctgcccccaacctgatatctacGTTATATTGGATTGAAGCACTGGAATACTAGTCGCAATTGAGCGACAGGAAAGCCTATAAGATTGCACACACCATCGATATTGTCTAAGACACGTTGCGTCCAACTACTATGAGTAATATCGGATCTACCGctgaacgacgacaagtgaccaacatgggtatttaatctctattaatataatttcgtttgtaaaattcaatttattttgaatggAAGAGTGGTATGTGATTTTCGCTATCAACTTATATTGAT
This genomic window from Gossypium raimondii isolate GPD5lz chromosome 10, ASM2569854v1, whole genome shotgun sequence contains:
- the LOC105777282 gene encoding protein FAR1-RELATED SEQUENCE 5: MASTSNPELNTSRNYRQWLTETFDGHEMLDDELSDSNLDGNGNLINPLDQHFPMTMEHREPYIGMEFESAEDAREFYEMYGRRMGFTIRNNRTRRSLKDNSIIGREFVCSKEGFRAEKYTKKETRVFTSRPATREGCNAMLRIAAKDGGKWVIYGFVKEHNHVLNPSKIPPRRSHRIAFCEDEKDLKIRELSTELHHEKKKSAAYQEQLQMVLNYIEEHTQRLSLKVNLVSNNLRELEYED